The following are encoded in a window of Spartobacteria bacterium genomic DNA:
- a CDS encoding AURKAIP1/COX24 domain-containing protein, whose translation MGSIKKKRRAKMAKHKRRKRLRADRHKKK comes from the coding sequence ATGGGAAGCATTAAGAAAAAACGTCGGGCGAAAATGGCCAAACATAAACGCAGAAAGCGTTTACGTGCCGATCGCCACAAAAAGAAATAG